In Bacteroidota bacterium, the genomic stretch CATTATCAAGTTTTGGTGATGTGAGCACAAGTTATATTCAAACTTTTGCTGACAAATTACCTGCTAAGGAATATCATATATCACAAATTGTAAGATTGTGTAGAGTTTTGGGCAATATTGCCAGTCCACACGCACAGCAGATATTATTGAAATTTATGAACTTTAGTGTTTGTAAAATCCAGAATGAAGCATTGATTAGTTTGCGGAAATCGAATTATAAAGTGTCTGGTGACGATTCTCTGATTCGAAACAAATTTGATGATCAGTTCAATCAGGCTAGTTGGCTATATCAGGCAATTTTCATCCTCAATCAACAAAAATCTTTAAATAAGAGACTTGTTACTGCATTGGATATTGAATTGCTAATCGTTAAGGAGAACCTCTTTAATTTACTTTCTTTCCTATACGATACGCGAACTGTGTATAAAGCCAGAGAAGGCTTGCTGGCAGATTTTTCAGAACGTAAAGCCAATGCACTCGAGATAATTGATAATTTGATTAGCAAAAAAATGGCAATCAAGTTGTCTGTTATATTCGAAGATATGCCTTTGGATGAAAGAGTGAAAAAACTGGACGTGTTTAAAGTTAAAGTAGCATCCGAATTAGTATCTATTCCCGAAACCATATTGCGGGAAAAAGACAATAAATTCAATCGATGGACACAAGTTTCAGCCATCATATCAATACTTGATTTCGTTAAATTTGAACTTACTCCACTCCTCTTACCTTATCTGGATAACCAGAACAAATTACTTAGTGAAGCAGCCCAAAACACACTTTTCCGTATCAACCAAAACGCAACATTCAACAGTAATGTTTTGGAAGGATATATCGAAAACAATAAATTTGAATCACTTATGGAAAACAGTTCGCATGGAAGCCTTCTTGATATCGAAAAGGTGATTATTTTAAAAAGCACCAGTTTGTTTACTGAAACCCCGGAAAACATTTTAGTGGATATTGCCAACATTATTAAGGAAGAACGTATTGAAGAAGGGCAAAGCATATTCACTAAAGGCGACATGGGAACCTGTATGTATATTATTAACGAAGGTGAAGTAAACATCCATGATGGCGACCTAAGTCTTGCTGTACTTAAAAATCGTGATTTCTTTGGGGAATTAGCACTACTTGATCCAGAACCCCGCTCCGCTTCTGCCAAGGCATCAAAAGACACATTATTACTGCGCCTTGATCAGGAAGCATTTTATGAATTGATGTCGGAACGCATGGAAGTCGCTAAAGGAATTCTTAAAATCCTTTGTCGCAGAATTAGAAATCAAAATGACGTAATTGCTGGATTGAAAAAATAAATGGACAGCTAAACGACATCTTCATTTCATAGTTTATCTGATTATTGATTCTCAGATATTTATACTAAAATATAAAATATTCTTATATTTACAATTGCTGGATACACAATCCATTCCTACTTCCTAAACTAATTTGCCCATTTAATACTTTATTGTCTGCAAATTTCTATGAAGTATATTTTGATTTTATTGTTTTTAGTAAGTGGAAACTGTTTTGCACAAACGGACAGTAGTTTAGTGAACGACTTATTACAAAATGATAGTCCAATTTTCTTCCCAAATACATTATCAACCCATCCTCTTGGTATTCTCATGTCAAGGATGAATCATAATTTCCAGCTGAAACCACCCATGAAAAAATCATTTTTCGTATATATATCAAATGGGAATGTGTGGTTGCCTCAAGTTAAAGGTTATATGCCGTTGAATGAATCCGACAAAAAAAATCTAGCAGCTTATGTTTGGCACAAGAGACATTGGCATTTCGATGAACTAAACTCTCCATCAAAATTTATTGAACTACATGCAGATGCAATCATCAGGCTTTATCAAATTAGACTGGATATTCCGATTTCTCAAAAGCAAGAATTAAAAATAAATACCCGTTTTTTTTCATTAGATGCAGGAAAGTTCCCTCTATCTTTTGTCACTAATGATGCTTTTATTGAATGGATTCACTCAAATATTGCAAATGACGATGATTGCTTTGCACGAAAATGCTATGGCTTAAATAAAACACGAATTAGCTATACAGATCAATTTGGCAAAACAATGATTTTAGGTAGAGGTAATCAGTTATTTTCTGGAATCGAATTCTCTTACTTCTATTATCCAAACATAAAATCACTCAATGAAAAAAACATACATCTAACAATTGGATTGCAATCGGGATTTAACATCAATGAAATTAACCCATCAATGGATTTCGGCATTAATGCAAGTATCAATAAACAATTCCTGTTTAAAAAGCATGACAAAATACAAATTGGATTAAGTGCTGGAGCTTTACAGCAAAAAGTCCTCATGTTTAGGCCAGGAATTGAACTTAGCAGCAATCCATATTTATATAGCGCTGAACTACTATTTTGTTATCAAAAACAAATGAATAGAAATTGGAATTTTGCCATAGGTACAACATACTTTAAGCAAAGTGCATATAATAATATAGACGACTTTAATTCGATGGTGATGAAGGGTGAAAAAATAAGCAGTCATTGGCACTATTCTATTTCTCACTTATTTAAAACCTTAACATGCAATAACTTTTTCATCTCCATGTCTAAAGGAAAATATTCGTTTTCAGCTTATTTACGAGAGGATTTCCGTGTTGATAATGCACCCGATATTCAAACAGGTTTGGGGTTTAATTTGATTTATTGAATCCTAAAGACTTACAGCAAAACTAGGTGGCATCTCTTATTGTTTTTAGGAGTTCATCAACAATTTACTTTACACTCTAATATATTAATTATATATTCGCACATTAAATGACTGTCAGTCAGTTTTGTAAATATGAAATAAATTATGGGTATAACTGAACGTAAAGTCCGCGATCGAGAACGCAGATTAAATGATATTATTGATGCAGCCGAGAAAGTATTCTTTAAAAAAGGAGTTGATGCTGCCACCATGGATGATATTGCACATGAAGCTGAGCTAAGCAAAGGAACTCTCTACTTGTATTTTAAAAACAAGGAAGACCTGCATTATGCCATTATTATCAGGGGGATGACTATCATGACTGAATTGTTTAAGAAACATTTATCCGAAACAAAAAATGGTCTTCAAAATATAATAAGTATTGGCAAAGCTTATATTGAATTCTTTGAGAAGCATTACAGTTATTTTCAGGTAATGATGGAGTTTCATGCTACAAAATTTGATAAAATAGCAGATGAAAAGAAAGGTAAAATACTTGAAAAAGATTCTCCACTTATCATTGTAAGTCAAACAATTCAACAAGGACAAGACGATAAAAGTATTCGACAAGATATCAATCCCAACGCACTGACGTTCATACTTTGGTCACAACTTAATGGATTTCTTGAATTTGTTGCCCTGCGTGGGAAACTATTGGATGTTTTTGAACTGGATAAATCTGAAATGATTGAAAATCAGTTTAATGTTTTACTAAATGGAATTATTAATAATGAAGCAAATCATGAATAAATTACTCCTTTTTAGTCTCTTACTTTTCTGTTTTCAAACACATGCGCAAGTACTGGATGAATATGTTGAATATGGCTTGGAAAGCAATCTGGCCATCAAGCAAAAAGAAGCAGATTATAGAAAAAGCTTGTTAGTGCTAAAGGAAGCAAAAGGCCTCTTCTACCCTACTATAACATTAGATGCACGCTATTCACTTTCTACAGGTGGACGTATTATTGAGTTTCCAATTGGCGATTTATTGAACCCTGTTTATGCCAACTTAAACAATTTATATCAGCTCCATGGATTTCCAACTGATCCGCCCATTGTTTTAGACAATGAAGAATTTCCTTTTTACAGGCCAAAAGAGCAGGAAACAAAAATCAGGTTGATTCAACCACTCTTTAATCCACAGATATATTTCAATCAGAAAATCCAAAACAAACTAAGTGAATCTGCTCAAATTAGCCTTGACCTATACAAAAAGAATTTGGTAGCAGAAATTAAGATTGCATATTACAATTTTCAAAAAGCAAGTCAATACAAGCTATTGCTGGAAGATATCAAGTTGCTTTTGAATGAGAATCTTCGTGTTAACGAAAGTTTATACAAAAACGACAAAGTAACTATTGATCATATTTATCGCTCACAGGCTGAAATCAGCAAACTTGATCAAGAGTTTTCAGAAGCGGATAAAGGAATACAAATGACCAAAGCCTATTTTAACTTTTTACTCAATAAACCATTGGATTCTGAAATAACAAACGAATCAGCATCACAAAATACGGAAGTATTGCCAATGGATCATTTGCAAAAATCAGCATTAAGTACACGAGAAGAATTAACCCAGTTAAATAAATACAGTCAAATTCTCAATTACAAACTCAAAATGGATCAATATAATGCAACACCAAACATCATTGCAGTTGTTGATTATGGTTTTCAAGGAGAAAAATATGCATTTAATAATGAAAGTGATTTTGCTATGGCATCTTTGGTTTTGAGCTGGGATATTTTTAAAGGGTTTCAAAATGCATCTAAAACACAGCAAACAAAAATTGATCAGGAAATTTTATCCTTACGAGAAAAAGAATTAAAAGCTCAAATTGAACTGCAGTTAATGAATGCTTATTATGAC encodes the following:
- a CDS encoding TolC family protein, yielding MNKLLLFSLLLFCFQTHAQVLDEYVEYGLESNLAIKQKEADYRKSLLVLKEAKGLFYPTITLDARYSLSTGGRIIEFPIGDLLNPVYANLNNLYQLHGFPTDPPIVLDNEEFPFYRPKEQETKIRLIQPLFNPQIYFNQKIQNKLSESAQISLDLYKKNLVAEIKIAYYNFQKASQYKLLLEDIKLLLNENLRVNESLYKNDKVTIDHIYRSQAEISKLDQEFSEADKGIQMTKAYFNFLLNKPLDSEITNESASQNTEVLPMDHLQKSALSTREELTQLNKYSQILNYKLKMDQYNATPNIIAVVDYGFQGEKYAFNNESDFAMASLVLSWDIFKGFQNASKTQQTKIDQEILSLREKELKAQIELQLMNAYYDVESINNKRTAATQELIAATQSFKIINKKHKEGLVSLLEYLDSQNTTNRARKQLLLLQYDLLISLVELEKVAGTTIITD
- a CDS encoding TetR/AcrR family transcriptional regulator yields the protein MGITERKVRDRERRLNDIIDAAEKVFFKKGVDAATMDDIAHEAELSKGTLYLYFKNKEDLHYAIIIRGMTIMTELFKKHLSETKNGLQNIISIGKAYIEFFEKHYSYFQVMMEFHATKFDKIADEKKGKILEKDSPLIIVSQTIQQGQDDKSIRQDINPNALTFILWSQLNGFLEFVALRGKLLDVFELDKSEMIENQFNVLLNGIINNEANHE